A DNA window from Actinokineospora baliensis contains the following coding sequences:
- the clpS gene encoding ATP-dependent Clp protease adapter ClpS encodes MTAAVDMEQTQATPSGSEVVAEDRPWQTVVWNDPVNLMSYVTYVFQKLFGYSRDQATKLMLDVHHEGKAIVSSGSKDKVEADVAKLHAAGLWATMEHTS; translated from the coding sequence ATGACCGCAGCCGTCGACATGGAGCAGACGCAGGCGACGCCGTCGGGCTCGGAGGTGGTAGCCGAGGACCGGCCGTGGCAGACCGTCGTGTGGAACGATCCGGTCAACCTGATGTCGTACGTGACCTACGTCTTCCAGAAGCTCTTCGGCTACAGCCGGGACCAGGCCACGAAGCTGATGCTCGACGTGCACCACGAGGGCAAGGCGATCGTGTCATCGGGCAGCAAGGACAAGGTCGAGGCCGACGTGGCGAAGCTGCACGCGGCGGGCCTCTGGGCGACGATGGAACACACCTCGTGA